One Novipirellula galeiformis genomic region harbors:
- a CDS encoding glucuronyl esterase domain-containing protein, whose product MLRIAMVAILFAVGSSVSVAKPPADTNYDETKVPSYELPNALIDNAGQSVGRDEWVAHRRGEVLRMFEDSVYGKTPSRKLAVKYEVVETDSNALDGRATRKQIAAFFGDDPYRLDILMYIPNQATGPVAGFVGLNFNGNHTIHADSEIIQRGTAKARGSSASRWQLEKIIDHGYALVTVHRDQVDPDNYRNDFTDGIHPLFYDEGQTKPEPTEWGSIGAWAWSLSRVLDYLETDGQVDASRIAVIGHSRLGKAALWAGAQDTRFAMVISNDSGCGGAALYRRCYGERIHHMIKPVGYWFCTNHQQYQHREHALPVDQHMLMALVAPRPLYVASATNDGWADPKGEYLAAKHAGPVYELFDKPALSQSQPPVPDQPIHTTIGYHLRTGDHGITAYDWEQYLKFADPYLSKP is encoded by the coding sequence ATGCTTCGTATTGCGATGGTAGCAATTCTATTTGCGGTCGGTTCTTCGGTATCGGTAGCAAAACCACCAGCGGACACCAACTACGACGAGACAAAAGTTCCCTCCTACGAACTACCAAACGCATTGATTGACAACGCGGGTCAGTCGGTTGGGCGAGACGAATGGGTAGCCCATCGACGAGGGGAAGTACTGCGGATGTTCGAGGATTCGGTCTATGGGAAAACACCCAGTCGAAAATTGGCGGTCAAGTATGAAGTGGTTGAGACTGATTCCAACGCTCTTGACGGGCGTGCCACACGCAAACAAATTGCCGCATTCTTTGGCGATGACCCGTATCGTCTCGACATCTTGATGTACATCCCGAACCAAGCGACGGGGCCGGTTGCTGGATTCGTCGGCTTGAATTTCAACGGCAATCATACGATCCATGCTGACTCGGAAATCATCCAGCGAGGCACGGCAAAGGCTCGCGGCTCATCCGCAAGTCGTTGGCAATTGGAAAAAATTATCGATCATGGCTACGCACTTGTGACGGTTCATCGCGATCAGGTTGATCCAGACAATTATCGCAATGATTTCACTGACGGCATTCACCCCTTGTTCTATGACGAGGGGCAAACGAAACCCGAACCGACCGAGTGGGGTTCCATCGGTGCCTGGGCTTGGAGTTTGTCGCGAGTGCTCGACTATTTGGAAACGGATGGACAGGTCGATGCGTCGCGAATCGCAGTGATCGGTCATTCAAGACTGGGTAAAGCAGCTCTTTGGGCGGGGGCACAGGACACGCGATTCGCCATGGTGATCAGCAATGATTCCGGTTGTGGCGGAGCGGCACTGTACCGGCGTTGCTATGGTGAACGGATTCACCACATGATCAAACCGGTCGGCTATTGGTTCTGTACCAATCATCAACAGTACCAACACCGAGAACACGCCCTGCCGGTGGATCAGCATATGCTGATGGCACTCGTCGCGCCCCGACCGCTCTACGTTGCCAGTGCTACGAACGACGGTTGGGCTGATCCCAAAGGCGAGTACCTTGCCGCGAAGCATGCGGGTCCGGTCTATGAGCTCTTTGATAAACCTGCTTTGTCGCAAAGCCAACCGCCTGTACCCGATCAACCGATTCATACGACAATTGGGTATCACCTGCGGACAGGAGATCATGGTATCACAGCCTACGATTGGGAGCAGTATCTCAAGTTCGCTGACCCGTATTTGAGCAAACCGTGA
- a CDS encoding M20/M25/M40 family metallo-hydrolase → MTISEETVNRLLETAIAVQQVPAPTFDELERARFVQDAFSQAGLADVTMDDMHNVYGRIPGGGGNPSGGEIPSGGEIPSGGEIPSDEKCLLITAHLDTVFPAGTDLSVRRTLGRISGPGIGDNSLAVAALIELPRVLREAGITLARDCWLVANVCEEGQGDLRGAREVMRRFGPSPAAWIALEGGFLGRVCFRGVGSLRYRISVRTGGGHSWFDFGQPSAIHVLVDLAKQLTELRVPRQPKTTFNVGVIQGGASINTIAESAHLELDLRSDDPDALAELVAQVERIRGAFAPDGADVNWEVIGRRPAGSLPAEHPLVACALDALSEAGFDADEIDTSPASTDANIPLSSGCPAVCVGLARGFHLHRLDEYIETDGLGTGMTQLLLLLQKL, encoded by the coding sequence ATGACGATCTCTGAGGAAACGGTAAATCGATTGCTCGAAACGGCCATTGCCGTTCAACAGGTACCCGCGCCCACGTTCGATGAACTTGAGCGGGCTCGGTTTGTCCAAGACGCGTTTTCCCAAGCCGGACTCGCCGACGTCACCATGGACGACATGCACAATGTCTACGGTCGGATTCCCGGCGGCGGCGGGAATCCCAGCGGCGGCGAGATTCCCAGCGGCGGCGAGATTCCCAGCGGCGGCGAGATTCCCAGCGACGAAAAATGCCTTCTGATCACCGCGCATCTCGACACGGTCTTCCCCGCCGGGACCGATCTCTCGGTGCGGCGCACCCTGGGCCGGATTTCCGGCCCCGGCATCGGCGATAACTCGTTGGCGGTCGCCGCGCTGATCGAGCTGCCCCGCGTGCTGCGCGAAGCCGGCATCACCCTCGCTCGCGATTGCTGGTTGGTCGCCAACGTCTGCGAAGAGGGGCAAGGCGATCTTCGCGGAGCCCGCGAAGTGATGCGCCGCTTCGGTCCTTCTCCCGCCGCCTGGATCGCCTTGGAGGGCGGGTTCCTCGGCCGCGTCTGCTTCCGCGGCGTCGGCTCGCTTCGCTACCGCATTTCGGTCCGCACCGGCGGCGGACACAGCTGGTTCGACTTCGGACAACCGAGCGCCATCCACGTGCTCGTCGATCTCGCCAAACAACTCACCGAGTTGCGCGTGCCCCGCCAACCGAAGACCACCTTCAACGTCGGCGTGATTCAGGGAGGCGCTTCGATTAACACGATCGCCGAGTCGGCCCACTTGGAATTGGATCTTCGCTCGGACGATCCCGACGCCCTCGCCGAACTGGTCGCCCAGGTTGAGCGTATTCGCGGCGCGTTCGCCCCCGACGGCGCCGACGTCAATTGGGAAGTCATCGGCCGACGGCCCGCGGGCAGCTTACCGGCGGAGCATCCTCTGGTCGCCTGCGCCCTCGACGCCCTGAGCGAAGCGGGATTCGATGCCGACGAAATCGACACCAGCCCCGCCTCGACAGACGCTAACATCCCGTTGTCCTCGGGATGTCCAGCCGTTTGCGTCGGATTGGCGCGCGGCTTCCATCTCCACCGCCTCGACGAATACATCGAGACCGATGGGCTGGGAACCGGGATGACCCAGTTACTCTTGCTCTTGCAGAAACTCTAG
- the menC gene encoding o-succinylbenzoate synthase, producing the protein MSKGFKFDRLVARRVQIPLKSPFRISVGEVTMKDFVVLEAQCGPWVGWGEAAVDGVPFYTTETSETALSIGRTVLAPLMRSRAWSDPEEWVEAMEGIRGHSFAKAAFESVLWDVLGQSRGSSVAHLLADDPSESQPWVQVGPSIGIKGTPESLVETIAQELAKGYRRIKIKVCPGQDVEYIEAARAAYPDVEMMVDANSAYQPHDIEHLASWDRFGLMMIEQPLDHDDLWFHRELCRRMKTPICLDESIQTPHLTRCALEMKAADIVNIKVGRVGGLVDSKRVHDLCRKAGTPVWIGSRLGSGIAEAGRLAAASLPGATYPSDVGAGLAYLTDDIVDDWFEVRDGCEVKVPDGPGLGIRVNRDKLEKYSVETYEW; encoded by the coding sequence ATGTCAAAGGGTTTTAAGTTTGATCGTTTGGTGGCACGGCGGGTGCAAATTCCGCTGAAGTCGCCGTTTCGGATCAGCGTGGGCGAAGTGACCATGAAGGACTTCGTGGTGCTCGAAGCCCAATGCGGCCCGTGGGTCGGATGGGGAGAGGCGGCCGTTGACGGCGTGCCCTTCTACACCACCGAGACTTCGGAAACGGCCCTTTCGATCGGCCGCACCGTGTTGGCCCCACTGATGCGATCCCGCGCGTGGAGCGATCCGGAGGAATGGGTCGAAGCGATGGAAGGGATCCGCGGCCACTCCTTTGCCAAGGCGGCGTTTGAGTCGGTGCTGTGGGATGTTTTGGGACAGAGTCGGGGAAGCTCGGTGGCGCACCTGCTGGCGGACGATCCTAGCGAGTCACAGCCGTGGGTCCAGGTTGGGCCGAGTATCGGGATCAAGGGAACGCCCGAGAGTTTGGTCGAGACGATCGCTCAAGAACTTGCCAAGGGATATCGCCGCATCAAGATCAAGGTTTGTCCGGGACAGGACGTGGAATACATCGAGGCTGCCCGAGCTGCCTATCCCGACGTGGAGATGATGGTCGATGCCAACTCGGCGTACCAGCCGCATGATATCGAGCATCTGGCGAGCTGGGATCGCTTCGGGCTGATGATGATCGAGCAGCCGTTGGATCACGACGATCTATGGTTCCACCGCGAACTCTGCCGCAGGATGAAAACGCCGATCTGCCTCGACGAGAGCATTCAAACTCCGCACCTGACCCGCTGTGCACTGGAGATGAAGGCGGCCGATATTGTCAATATCAAGGTCGGGCGGGTCGGAGGATTGGTCGATTCGAAACGGGTTCACGATCTCTGTCGCAAGGCCGGGACGCCGGTGTGGATCGGGTCGCGGTTGGGCAGTGGGATTGCCGAAGCGGGGCGGCTTGCGGCGGCGTCGCTACCCGGCGCCACGTACCCATCAGATGTCGGTGCCGGATTGGCCTATCTGACCGATGACATTGTGGACGACTGGTTCGAGGTTCGCGATGGCTGTGAGGTCAAGGTGCCGGACGGACCGGGGTTGGGAATCCGGGTGAATCGAGACAAGCTTGAAAAGTACAGCGTGGAAACGTACGAGTGGTGA
- a CDS encoding DUF819 family protein has product MTDQPTVVESLFSGDPLATSLCLIAIFLACPAVLMQVIPRIPVIRKVTFVPFLFLVPMILSSLGIIPDSYPLYKPLQSTALYMAIFFMVLAIDLGQILRSLATRILLLFVIGCLGTATGAILAHAICAPLIGTESSAMVAGCTTAAYSGGSMNWAAVSEAIDVPGSLSATAFPAMVIMYTLYLGALLALDNSPLRPLLERWIGVEDRNDAPAMAAADEVQSSAAPKLEDYINGFLAFTIVYLASIVLEQWVRGLVFIPMVIFLTTFAILLGAVAPKVRFAGVRRLGNLSTFGEASLYFLLGIIGAQASLSGSLLNAPALLLMPTVVIAVHVFVLLLSARLLKVDLATCTIVSIAAIGGAASAPAAAGALRAPELIPLGVLLGSLGYAIGTYLGVYLGLFLLG; this is encoded by the coding sequence GTGACAGACCAACCCACGGTTGTGGAATCGCTCTTCAGCGGCGATCCGCTTGCGACTTCACTTTGCCTGATCGCAATCTTTCTGGCCTGTCCAGCGGTGTTGATGCAGGTGATCCCCCGCATCCCCGTGATCCGCAAGGTCACCTTCGTCCCCTTTCTCTTCCTGGTGCCGATGATCCTCTCCAGCCTGGGGATCATCCCGGACAGCTACCCGCTGTACAAACCTTTGCAGTCCACCGCGCTGTACATGGCCATTTTCTTCATGGTGTTGGCGATCGATCTCGGACAGATCCTGCGATCCCTTGCCACCCGGATTTTGTTGCTGTTTGTGATCGGCTGTCTGGGCACTGCGACCGGCGCGATTCTGGCCCACGCGATCTGCGCTCCGTTGATCGGGACCGAGTCGTCCGCGATGGTCGCCGGCTGCACGACGGCGGCCTATTCGGGAGGCTCGATGAACTGGGCCGCCGTGAGTGAGGCGATCGACGTTCCCGGCTCGCTCAGCGCCACCGCCTTTCCCGCCATGGTGATCATGTACACGCTATACCTAGGCGCACTACTCGCCCTGGATAACTCGCCGCTGCGTCCGCTGCTCGAACGCTGGATCGGCGTGGAGGACCGCAACGACGCGCCCGCGATGGCTGCCGCAGACGAAGTTCAATCGTCCGCGGCCCCAAAACTGGAAGACTATATCAACGGTTTCCTCGCCTTTACGATCGTCTACCTAGCCTCAATCGTGCTCGAGCAATGGGTTCGCGGCTTGGTCTTCATCCCCATGGTGATCTTCCTGACGACGTTCGCCATCCTGCTGGGAGCGGTGGCGCCGAAGGTGCGATTTGCGGGCGTCAGACGGCTCGGCAACTTGTCCACGTTCGGCGAAGCGTCGCTCTATTTCCTACTGGGGATCATCGGGGCCCAGGCTTCGCTGAGCGGCAGCCTGCTAAACGCGCCAGCCCTATTGCTGATGCCCACCGTGGTCATTGCCGTGCACGTGTTCGTGCTGTTGTTGTCCGCGCGGCTCTTGAAGGTCGACCTAGCGACGTGCACCATCGTCTCGATTGCGGCAATTGGTGGAGCGGCGAGTGCTCCGGCCGCCGCCGGCGCACTCCGCGCCCCCGAATTGATCCCGCTTGGAGTTCTGCTGGGATCGCTAGGCTATGCCATCGGCACCTACCTCGGCGTTTACCTCGGCCTGTTTTTGCTCGGTTAG